In Heyndrickxia vini, the sequence AAAAGCTGATTTAGAAATACATGTTTCTAAACAAGCATTACAGGCATTGTTAAATGGAGATATTCGTCTATATCAATTGGTGAAATATGGTGAAGTTCAAGTGAGTGGATCCTATCGGCATTCTTTATTAGTGGAATCATTATTATGGCTGTGCAGAGAATACCAAGTAGCATAACTTTTTTTTCGTCCAGTTCCAACGCTAACCAAGACGCATCCACTTTTGTTCTTGACGTTTTATTCTTACCATGCTAAAATCACTTTTGTACCTAATGAACTATTAAACAATTAAATAATAAACGTGCTCTTATCAAGAGAGGTGGAGGGATGTGCCCGATGAAGCCCGGCAACCGTCAGTTAACTGAAATGGTGCCAATTCACACAAAGTATTTTTACTTTGGAAGATGAGAGAAAGGTTTCTATATTCTCATGCCTTTCTGCTCATTTTGCAGAAAGGCATTTTATTTTGGCTTTTAGTAAGAATAATAGGTAATATTCGTTGTTAGAAAGTAGGTGGGACATCATGATATCTATACACAATGTAAAAAAGATCTTTTCAACAAAGGGTGGAAAAGTAACAGCTGTTGATGATATAAATCTTGAGATAAATAAAGGCGAAATTTTTGGTGTCATCGGCTACTCAGGTGCGGGAAAAAGTACACTTATTCGTATGCTTAATGGTTTAGAGATTCCGACAGAGGGAAGTGTTCTTGTCGCTGGTAAAGAAGTTTCCAAAATTAAAGGTGCCCAATTGCGACAAGCAAGACAAGAAATCGGCATGATTTTTCAACACTTTAATTTACTATGGTCTCGTACGGTACGGGAAAACATCTCATTTCCACTTGAGATTGCAGGTGTTTCAAGGCAGGAAAGAAGTAAAAAGGTAGATGAATTAATTAAACTAGTCGGGCTTGAAGGCAGAGAGAATTCCT encodes:
- a CDS encoding SCP2 sterol-binding domain-containing protein — its product is MDTLFKRVLVEINRRNHLQALLPSHLISILFKCEDKTWVMNLSKVQCNYTSYIDKKADLEIHVSKQALQALLNGDIRLYQLVKYGEVQVSGSYRHSLLVESLLWLCREYQVA